The Achromobacter spanius genome includes the window AAAGTCATTCGTCGATTGCTCAGTCATCGTTCGCTCCACGTCTAGTCCGGTTAAGCCGCAATGCGCGCGGCCTGGCGATCGGCACGAGCCGCGCCGGCCGCCATGTGTCCATACACGGACAACAGGTCCTGCCCCACGCGCTTCCAGGTGTACAGACGCCGCGCGCGCAACCTGCCGGCCTCGCCCATGCGCGCGCGCAGTTCGGCATCCGCCGCCAGTTCGGCCAGGCGCTCGGCCAGACGATCGGGGTCGCGCGGGGGCACCAGAAAACCGGTCTTGCCATGCACCACGGTGCTGCGGATGCCGCCCGTGTCCGAGCCCACCACCGGCTTGCCGCAAGCCATGGCCTCTACCGGCGTGATGCCGAAGGGCTCGTACCACGGGGTGGTCACGAACACGTCGCTGGCGCTGTAGTACGTGGCAAGCTGGTCGCGATGGCGGCGCCCGGTGAATTCCACCCACGGCGCCACGCCCTCTTCTTCGGCGATGCCGCGCAGGCGGCCGATTTCAGGCGTGGAGGCGACGTCGGCATCGTCGCTGTTGCCGCCCACGATGCACAGCCTGGCGTTCACGCCATGCCTCGCCCGCAGGCGCGCCAACGCGCGGATGACGTTGTCCACGCCCTTGCGCGGCACCATGCGGCCAAGCTGCAGCAACGTGAAGGCGGAGTCATCCCAGCCCAATGCCGCGCGCGCGGCGGCGACGGGTTGCGGCGACATTTCGGCGCCGTCATAACCGCAAGGCACGATCTCGATGCGGCGCGGGTCGGCGCCATAGAGCTCAATCAGGTCGTGCCGGTCTTGCGGGCATTCCGCCACGATGCGGTCGGCGCGCCGCGTGATCTCGTCTTCGATATCGAAACGGATATCCGGAAACAGATCCGCCTCTTGCTGGTGTTGGCGACGTACCTTGCCCAAGGCGTGGAACGTCACCGCGAGCGGAATGCCGAAGTGCTGCGCAACCGGCAGCGCCGCCATCGCCGACATGAAAAAGTTGGCGTGGATGACGTCGTAGCCCGGGCCTTGCCGCCCAAAGTAGCGCAGCAGGTAGGCCGAGAACTCGTCCATGTAGGGCAGCATTTTTTCTTTGGGCAGGTAGCTGCTAGGACCCGCCGGCACATGCACGACGCGCACCCCGCGCATCATGGCCTGCTCGGGTGCCAGCGCGGCGTTGTCCTTGCGGGTAAACACGTCGACCTGCATGCCGGCGCGTGCCAGCTCGCGCGCCACATGCGCGACATAAACATTCTGGCCGCCGCTGTCCACGCTGCCGGCAAGCGCCAGTGGCGAGGCATGCTCACTGATGATGGCGATTCTTTTCATGGTGCAACTCCGTTGTTCGTGCCTGTTTGCAGACCAGCATTGAGCAAGTGATGTGCCAAAGGACGAGCAACGAGGTGAACATGTCGTACGGAATTTTTTCGCCCGGGGGAGGTGACATGGCACTTCTTACATCTGCGGTAAGAAGTGCCATATGCCCGCTTATGCGTCGACGTTTTTCGCGGGTGGCGGCGGCAGCATCGCGCCTACCGTGGCCAGCAGTTCGTTCGGGTCAACGGGCTTGGCAAGATGCACCTGGAAGCCTGCCAGCAAGCTGCGCAAGCGGTATTCGGGGCTGACGTGGCCGGACAGCGCAATGGCCGGCAGGCGATGCGCCAGCGACGCGCCGCGCTGCGCTTCCATGGCGCGGATGCGTCCCACGACTTCATAGCCGTCCATGTCACCCAGCGCCAGGTCGCAGATCAGCACGCGCGGCCAGCGTTCGGGGGGCAGCTCCGCAAAGGCCTTCAAGGCCTCTTGCCCCGTGGCGCATTGCGAGACGGTGGCGCCGTTGTCCTTCAGGATCTCCGCCACCATATCTCCGGCTTCGGGCTGGTCGTCCACCACCATCACGGACGCGCCACGCAGATCGGGCAGCCCCACGTCGGCGCGCAGCGGCGTGGCTTCCACCGCGCGCACGGGGAAGTCGGCGCAATAGGTCAGGCCCCCTGACTCGGCCGTGGCGCTGTGGAACTGGCCGCCCTGGCGCTGCACCTGCGCCGCGAACTGCGCGGGGTCCAGCGCGGCGGCGGCACGCAGTGGCTCAGGTATGTTCAGCAAACTGTCAGCAGCCGGCGCGTCATCCGCATCCGCACTCGTGGCGACGGATGTCCTGCCGTCGGTCACCGCCAGGCGCGTCATGGGACCTTCACGCTGCAAGCGGATCTCGATGCGTCCGCCGTGCGGCGTGACCGCGATGGCGTGCAGACACAGGTCCCACACCAACTGCTGCAACGAGCTAGGGTCGCCGGTAATGCGCGCGGCCTCATTGCCGATGGTGGTGTACAGGTTCACGCCCTTGTCTTGCGCCAGCTCGCGCGCCGCGTCCAGCACGCCGGCCACCACCGCCACCAGGTTGACCGGTTGCCGCGTTTCGCGCCCCATCGCCTCTTCCAGCGCGGACTGCTGGCGCTGCAATGCCCACATCTGCGCGTACATGCCCTGGCGTTTGAGCAGGTCATCATGGCGGCCCTGTTCGATGACGCGCCCGCGGTCCAGCACCAGGATGTTGTGGGCGTGCACGATGGTGGACAGCCGATGCGCAATGATCAAGGTGCTGCGCCCGCGTGAAATGCGCTCAAGCTCGGCCTGGATGGCGCGCTCGGTGCGCGTGTCCAGCGCCGAGGTGGCTTCGTCGAACACCACAATCGACGGGTTCTTCAAGATGGTCCGCGCGATGGCGATACGCTGGCGCTCGCCCCCCGACAGCATCACCCCGCGCTCGCCCACTGCCGTCTCATAGCCGTCGGGCAAGCTTTCGATGAATTCATGGACCCGCGCCCCGCGCGCAGCCTGCACCACCTGCTCGCGCGTGGCATCCGGCCGGCTGTAGGCAATGTTGTAGGCAATGGTTTCGTTGAACAGCATGGTGTCTTGCGGGACGATGCCCAGCGCCTTGCGCACGCTGCGCACATTGACCGTGCGCAGGTCCTGTCCGTTGATCAGGATGCGGCCGGCGTCGGGGTCATAGAAGCGGAACAGCAGCCGCGCCAGCGTCGACTTGCCCGAGCCGCTGCCGCCCACCACGGCCAGCGTGGTGCCCGCGGGCACCGTGAAATCGATATCCCACAAGATCTGCCGGCCGGCGTCGTAGCCGAAGCTGACGCCTTCGAAACGGATTTCCCCCGCCCCGGCATCCAGGGCGGGCAAGTCGGGATCGTCGCCGGTTTCCGGCGGATGCCGCAGCAGGTCGCACACGCGCTCGGCGTTGACGAAGGCTTCCTTTGCCTGCCTGAATATCAGCCCCAGCGTGTTC containing:
- a CDS encoding ATP-binding cassette domain-containing protein, coding for MKEPDATANDFARKEVNRTILRALWKYRRRTAAAVALLIVAKLLMVLVPVILKTIVDTLSAPGTLLLPVFLLLGYALIRFGGSVFTELRDVVFVKVAQRTVAEFTVRVFAQLQQLGARFHGARNTGGLARDVERGTAGLGFLLGTGLFTLLPTLVEIVSVVLILVMGYSAWFALIVTLTFVAYFSYTTVLVRKRMKYQRRLNELDSRASGQMVDSLLNYEAVKLNANEAMESSRLGRVLGDWTEVGIRNQRSLSRLHVGQSGIIACGVAAVMLLAGQQVVSAQMTVGDLVLVNAYIIQICLPLNTLGLIFRQAKEAFVNAERVCDLLRHPPETGDDPDLPALDAGAGEIRFEGVSFGYDAGRQILWDIDFTVPAGTTLAVVGGSGSGKSTLARLLFRFYDPDAGRILINGQDLRTVNVRSVRKALGIVPQDTMLFNETIAYNIAYSRPDATREQVVQAARGARVHEFIESLPDGYETAVGERGVMLSGGERQRIAIARTILKNPSIVVFDEATSALDTRTERAIQAELERISRGRSTLIIAHRLSTIVHAHNILVLDRGRVIEQGRHDDLLKRQGMYAQMWALQRQQSALEEAMGRETRQPVNLVAVVAGVLDAARELAQDKGVNLYTTIGNEAARITGDPSSLQQLVWDLCLHAIAVTPHGGRIEIRLQREGPMTRLAVTDGRTSVATSADADDAPAADSLLNIPEPLRAAAALDPAQFAAQVQRQGGQFHSATAESGGLTYCADFPVRAVEATPLRADVGLPDLRGASVMVVDDQPEAGDMVAEILKDNGATVSQCATGQEALKAFAELPPERWPRVLICDLALGDMDGYEVVGRIRAMEAQRGASLAHRLPAIALSGHVSPEYRLRSLLAGFQVHLAKPVDPNELLATVGAMLPPPPAKNVDA
- a CDS encoding glycosyltransferase family 4 protein; its protein translation is MKRIAIISEHASPLALAGSVDSGGQNVYVAHVARELARAGMQVDVFTRKDNAALAPEQAMMRGVRVVHVPAGPSSYLPKEKMLPYMDEFSAYLLRYFGRQGPGYDVIHANFFMSAMAALPVAQHFGIPLAVTFHALGKVRRQHQQEADLFPDIRFDIEDEITRRADRIVAECPQDRHDLIELYGADPRRIEIVPCGYDGAEMSPQPVAAARAALGWDDSAFTLLQLGRMVPRKGVDNVIRALARLRARHGVNARLCIVGGNSDDADVASTPEIGRLRGIAEEEGVAPWVEFTGRRHRDQLATYYSASDVFVTTPWYEPFGITPVEAMACGKPVVGSDTGGIRSTVVHGKTGFLVPPRDPDRLAERLAELAADAELRARMGEAGRLRARRLYTWKRVGQDLLSVYGHMAAGAARADRQAARIAA